The Deltaproteobacteria bacterium genomic interval CCTTTAAAAAAATGCTCACTGTGGATGGAGCTAAGATCAGAAATGATTTAATCCCTTATATAAAAAACGGGGCTTTTTTAGATTTAGTTTTGTTAGGGCAAGCCATACAACAGCAGTCCACTTTGCAGCCCATAACTATTTCCCAGTCGCGCACAATAGATGCAAAAGGAAATCCTCAAATCGAACTTTCCATTTCATATAATTCATCGATTTTAGCTTCAGTATCTGCAAATTCACGAATCGGAGTTTTTGATCTTACCTCTGGTTGCAACTACTCTTCATCCTGTTTAATTCAAAGTCTTCCTTGGCCACCAACAAATGCTACCTGCGTTGGCAGCAATTGTACCTATAAAGTGATCCTAAATAGGGACCAAGTGATAACTATGATGTCATCGAAAACGGATCCTCAACAGAAACTGCCTTTGTCTGTCGCCATATACCATGTAGTTTCAGGTAAAAGTATTTATGGAGTCGATGCTGCTTCAAAAATTGACATTCGTGATCTCCCCGGAAATTTAGGTCAACCTATCATTGGAGAAGTGACAAATATTCGCATGGACATGCAGTACTTCTATATACAGGGATGGGCTTGTTTGCCTGGATCTGAAGAAGCAGTATATGTAGGTATAATAGACAAAAATAGTACAAGTGTTCTAACTGATTTTGCATATGACTACCCATATATGGTTCCCCACTCAACAATAGATGCAGATGGAGACATCAGTTGGATGGCTAATGTCAATAGTTCAAACTCTTTTAATACTGGAGTTGTTCATTCAAGAGCTTACCAGGCATCAGGTATTACTGTTTCACAGACTCAAAAAAACAGATATCCCGCTGGGCTAGAATCAAATCCCCAACTAGTCAGTTTGTGCCAGACTCTAACGGCCTCCCACGGTTTTGAACTAATTGTCCCTTTTAAACAATTGAGTTCGAATAATTTAAGCGGACAGATGTTTAAAGTTGTTGCTGGCAATACCGGACCAGTAACCCTTTCAGATGCTTCAGGTAATGTGCAATTTGAGTTTCCCGAAATTGTAAGTTCAACTACCGAAGATTCTTTTTCTATAACAAGAGATTCTCAAAATTACCAAATCAATGGCTCACTTTGTTCCCTATCGCCTTCGCCTATCGAAGTAGAAGCGTCATTTACGACCTATAATTATGTTTGGGCACTTACTAACCTCATTCCTAATATCAAGATGAGTGACGGTGGTTTTGTTTATGATAATAAGTTACTTCCAACGACATCTAAACCATTGCCAATTGAAACGGTTCAAATGGTATCCAATACAGATATGACCTTAAAATTCACGAAAGATACATTGGTTGCAACCGATTCAGACCCATTTACAAAAGCATACAAATCTTTTTCCAGCTATCCTCCCAATGCCGGAATCGGTGGACCCACAGTGGGAGGAGGAATTTCAGATGCTTCGATTCAAAATTTCGCAGCTAATATCAATTCCTATAATAAATTTTTAAGAATCGGTACTGGTGAAAACATTACCTATTATCGTCGAAATTCAAATTATATGTCTGGTCCAGCATGGGATACTTTGCAGACACTTTATCAAAATGATCGTTCTAATTTAAAACCACTTAACCCAGGAACATCTGTTGCCAACTATAAGTTTTGGGATTTTTACGATGTTGGACAGCCATTTTCTACAAACTTAGTAGCCTATGATTTTAGCGGACATTATGAAAACGTTGCGAGCTACCTCAGTTCAGCTTACCAAATCAGTTCAGCATTGCGAGAGGCAAAAAAATTTGAAACACCCCTTGCTAAAGGGACAGGATTATTGGGTCATGGGAATTTGTCGGTCAACTGGTCAGGCAGTTGTTCTTCAGGAATCAAGCATGAACTGTCCAACTATGTCATTTCAGACTATATAAAATATGCTCCTTTTTATACAACCGGCGCTTCTGGCTTTTGGATACAGGGTGGCACTCCAAATAATTATGTTGGAACAACGACTGCTTTGGCTATGCGAAACCTACCCATTACATTGCGATTTTTTCAAGATGGAAAACTCGTCTTGCATTTAGAGTCTGATTCAGGTTCTAATTTTAGACAAGTTGATTATAGTTTCAAATAGAAAGGATTTTTTTTGAAAAAAACGATTGAATTTAAACTTACAATTCGTTGTATTCTTAAGTTGATGATCGTTTTACCATCGATCATTTTGATTTCATGCACTGGTAAAGTGAATAATGAATCCAGCATCAAAAGCGCAGTTGAATCCATGGCGCAACAGAATTCAGTAACTTTAATTTCAAACTCAACCCAGGCACAAAACAAATGTGAATCTGGAAACAAGGTAGTTCTTCAAGTTGCGCTCTCATCCATAGCGAAATATTTCTGCCGAGATACCTCTAGATTAATGGATTCAATGAGGCTTGGACCTGTTTGCGACGGTGGGGCAAATATAGTTCCATTAGAAGTTGATAGAAGTGTTAAAGATTGTCATGAGCTAACTCTTTGCGGAAAAAAGTATGTTTCATCGGTTGATATAACTCAACGAATTGACGGGACATCAGTTCAGCAACTGACTTTTGATGATCTTCCTTGGGGATGCCAGGGCGGCATTGAGGCTTCTGTTGATCCGAACTTTTCAAATGGTGAAGTGCAAACGGTGTCATTGCAAGTTTTACCACCATCCTGTCCATTCTGCGAAGCTGTTAACGGTGTTACCTGTGAAACATGTATTTCAAAAAGTTCATCAGAAAATATTTTTGTCGCCGGACAATTAATTCCAAAAACTTGTTCGGGAGCAGGTTGCGCTACTTGTTTGTATCCACCTGCGAATAGCCCCTCTTCAAGCTTAAATTTAGGTACTCCAGAAAGTATAAGTCATGGTGGAACAAGAGCTTTTTATTCGACAGCAATAGCAGTGTGTGGTCAACCCTGCATGCAAGTACAACAGATTCGTGTTTGCAATAATGGAAATTGGGTTCCTGGAAATGACATTAACTTCCCAACTCAATGTCAAGAGCCTGCTTCCAATAGCTGTGTTATAACGAACAGTTTTTTCAATAGGATTTCAAATTCGGTTAAAGATACATTAGGAATTAATTCAAAACCAAATTTAAAAAAAATGGATGCCAGTGATACAGTTACTTGTTCAGATTGTCAAAGTGGAGCTTGCGGCACATGCACAACCGTAGGCGGCACTCCGGGATTTACTTTGTATTCTTCGACAACTGTCCCTTATGGATCAACATGTGAGGCCGTCAATAATTGTCAGGCCTGTTCAGGAGGTTTCTTTCAAGGTAGCACGGCTTATAAATATAAAACGTGTGCTGTTCTTTCTGCGCCTTGCAGGCAACACTTAATTAACCCCGATGTTTCCTCTGGCTCCTCAAGGGTCTTCTACAATGGCGGAAGTTGTGACCCGATTAATTTGCAATGCGTGAATGGAGTTTGGAAAGACAGTTCAGATTCGGCTATATCGCAAGCAACTGTAGAATCTTATTCCGATCAATGTGTAAGGCCTACAGACTGTGTGACTCAAGGAGGAATTTCTATTTTAAATGGAAACAGTCAGTACGTTTTTAATACAAATGAGGTTGATTCTACTGATAGCTGTTACTCATCAAGTCACTATAAGTACCTTGGATGTGCAAGCGGTGCCATTTCACCTTCGGATCCAGGAACTAGTTTTAGATATAAAGATTGCAAAACAAAAACCTGTAAAGATCCGCGAGATCCGTTAAAAACAATTAATGCGGGAGCCACCCTAAGTTATTGGTCCGTAGCAAGTGCGAATTGCTCAAGTCTTCCTGATCCTTCGACTTATTGTAATAACAATAAAGTAACGTTTACATGTGCAACAACTGGCGGAACAGCCACTATTTCACCAGCCGGTTCCACTTTACTCGCAAATTATACAAATACCAGTTGCAACATTCCAGCCTCCTGCAGCTCTTGTGTTTTCAATAAAACCGATGCCTCTAGTATTAATGTGACTGTAAACAGCACCATTAGTTTATTTAAGACAAATACTTCTAATCTATGCCAAGGCGTAGGCGCTGTTTTTAAGTGCGTAGCAGGCATTGGCAATAATCCCCCGGCGCTTTCAGATAATACTGGTGGAACGGCCAATGCGGCTGACTATCCCTATTTAAATTGCAGCCCTACTGGCGGCAATGATCAAGGAAGTCTGGGAGGCACTGGTGGAGGCACTGGGAATGATTCAGGACCTGGATCAGCTCTGAAAAAAAGATTTGGTGCCTCAGAAGGTAGTAGCGCTGGAGGTGTACTTGGCTGTGTCGACGCAGTAAATTGCCCTGCGAATTATTCTAAAGCTACACAACCCTTTGATATTTTATTCTCGCCTTGTTTATTACCTTGGGCCAATCAAGTGGGTGAAATTGAGTTTTATGGATCGTTTAATGCCTTCAGTCTTAATGGATTAAGATTAGCAACTGGAACCACGGATACAGTGTGCGTCGTAAAACCTGATCTTTGTTCAAATCACCGCCAAAGCCGAACCTGTCACTTTCCAACGATGACGGGTTCGAGGGATTTCGTGTATCCAAATTGCGTTGAAAAAGAGAGCTGCCCATGACACCAAAACCTATTAAATTATTTTTTATGCGTCAGAACATTTTGCTTTCCCTCATTTTTTCAATGTTTCTGTTTGGATGCTCCGCCAAAGTAAACACACCACAATCTGAAACGGCAAAACAACTTGAAATAAGTTATTCTAAAGCTTGTGCGACAGGAGAGTGTCCTTGCTCTTCACCATTGGGACCTATAGTCGATGGGGGATCTGCTATTG includes:
- a CDS encoding S8 family serine peptidase, coding for MILGLPLSIYFQNCAPQGHKGVTRVGDNAVKSPFADKKVVLDSSSFYGKPISANNESDQNSITTDDFSSNSSFDSSTNTFKSEILLKKDIRLVAKINNSCAQSWCAEGQNLDSITCQAFKQGVLPQKKNRFQIYEIKNPGELNETQLQEWAGKSQVDRLCLSGISELRSYVQNALFNDARYSYQQLANDLINFENAQTYFPSSSLARVKVGIIDSGVADDVDLTNVVSRVSNSAWDATPNPLFMGNDQTKPNQYHGTFVAGIVGAIRNNSRGFVGVAPNVDIYAYAIGNGLGQMTNAEIANAIADAVADGLDVVNMSFGNVGGYYNDDPMISDGLIDGYNSNVLFVVAAGNSGNNLDSRPSFPAQYSFSMQNVITVGASDTVGNVASFSNRSATYVNILAPGVSIASVYPSNLTPPAGGVAIMDGTSFAAPMVTGAAALMIGSYRFRNLALDVGTFKKMLTVDGAKIRNDLIPYIKNGAFLDLVLLGQAIQQQSTLQPITISQSRTIDAKGNPQIELSISYNSSILASVSANSRIGVFDLTSGCNYSSSCLIQSLPWPPTNATCVGSNCTYKVILNRDQVITMMSSKTDPQQKLPLSVAIYHVVSGKSIYGVDAASKIDIRDLPGNLGQPIIGEVTNIRMDMQYFYIQGWACLPGSEEAVYVGIIDKNSTSVLTDFAYDYPYMVPHSTIDADGDISWMANVNSSNSFNTGVVHSRAYQASGITVSQTQKNRYPAGLESNPQLVSLCQTLTASHGFELIVPFKQLSSNNLSGQMFKVVAGNTGPVTLSDASGNVQFEFPEIVSSTTEDSFSITRDSQNYQINGSLCSLSPSPIEVEASFTTYNYVWALTNLIPNIKMSDGGFVYDNKLLPTTSKPLPIETVQMVSNTDMTLKFTKDTLVATDSDPFTKAYKSFSSYPPNAGIGGPTVGGGISDASIQNFAANINSYNKFLRIGTGENITYYRRNSNYMSGPAWDTLQTLYQNDRSNLKPLNPGTSVANYKFWDFYDVGQPFSTNLVAYDFSGHYENVASYLSSAYQISSALREAKKFETPLAKGTGLLGHGNLSVNWSGSCSSGIKHELSNYVISDYIKYAPFYTTGASGFWIQGGTPNNYVGTTTALAMRNLPITLRFFQDGKLVLHLESDSGSNFRQVDYSFK